The following is a genomic window from Hymenobacter monticola.
GCTTTCCTGATTCGAAGGAGATGCTCGATGAGCTGTTTCGCAGCTGCCTGCCCCCGCTACGAAAACGGCCGGCGCACCAACTTCGGCTTCTATTCCTTTTTGAACGGCGAGCTGGCGGGCATGAGCCTGCTTTCGGTTGACAGTTGGGACGAAAAGTCGGGCTCGACCGGCGCCGACGTGTTCCGCCACATGCGCGGCCGGGGCGTGACGCCGGGCAGCAAGCCCCACCTGTTTTACCTGGCCTTCGAGGTGCTGGGGCTGAACCGCGTGGCCACGGGCCACCGGGTTTCCAACGTGGCCTCGCAACGCTCCATTGCGAAAACGCCGGGCTTTCAGTTTGAAGGCATCATGCGCGAGTCGGGCGTGAACGACGCGGGCGAGTTCGAGGACGAGCTGCTATACGCCATTCTGCGGCGCGACTGGCTGGCGCTTTATGACAAAACGCAGGTGCGGGTGGTGGAGTAGTGGCCGAATGTTTGGCGCGGAAGCGCGGGCTAGGGCCGGCGAGCCGCGGAGTCGCGGCGGGCGGCGCCATCGAGCAGGTCGGTGGCGCGGAATTCTTTGTCGACGGTGGTGTAGCCGCCGGGCGAAATGCGGCGGCCGCTGTTGGTGATGAACGTGGGCTTGAGCTTCAGGGTGAGGCGCACGGGCTGGCGGTCGCCATCGGCCAGGCCCAGGGCGAAATCGGCCAGGCTGGATTCGGTCTGGTCGCCAACGGCCTCGCGCAGGTTGCTGTTCAGGTCGATGGGGGCGGTGGTGACGCCACCGTTGGCGGGCACCTCGATGCGCTGGGTGGTGCGGCCCTTGGCCACTTCCTTGCCGTCGATGAGGGCGATGTAGTCGAACTCGTTGAGGGCGGCGGTTTCGTCGTTGGGGTTGCGGAACTCCAGGTTCAGGCGCAGGCGCAGCGGCAGGCTGCCGGTGGCATAGCCCGAAAGCAGCGCCGCTTTCTGCACGGTGCTCAGGTCGCTGAGCTGGCGCACGCGCGTCACGTCGATGCCGGCCAGCGTGGCCTGCTCCACGTTCACAAGGCGCACATCGACGCCCTTGAAGGCCTTGGCCTGCTGCACCTGCTCGCTGATGCCGCAGCTGCTGAGGCCGGCGAGGCCGGCGGCGCCGAGGGCCACGGTGGCGGCTAGGGTGCGCATGCGCCCGGAGGCGGTATTGAGAAGAGAATGGAACATGGCTGGAAAAGAAGACGTGAAAAAGACAGCGGTGAGCTGAGGTTTACTCCTTTTGTTTCCAAATAGTCGAATAATTAATTTCGCCGGGGCCGCAGGGCCAGGTAATCCAGGTAATACAGCACCTTGATGGACACGTTGTTATTGTGCGGCGTATTGATGGTGTTATTTAAATTGTCGAAGTAGAGCGGGGTGGCGGCGTTGGCCTCAAAGAAGGAAGCGCTGGCGTTTTTCCAGACGATGCTGACCTGCGAGCCGGGCGCGAACCACCACGAGTACACGGCGTCGATGTTGAAGGCGTTGAAGGTGTTGTCGCGGTTGCGGGCGTACACCATTTCGGGCGTTTCCGCGCCGTCGGGGTGCAGGCGCGAGAAGTCGCGGTAGTGCACGTTGCTCACGTAGTGCCGCAGGCGGATGTTGAACGACATGCGGTTGGTGAAGGTGTAGGTGCCAGTGGCCGTGTTGGTGAAAGTGGTGACGTGGCGGCGGCCCAGCAGCACGTCGGCCCCGTCGCCGCCGAAGCGGGCCAGCACGCCGGCGTCTTCCGGGATGCTGCCGTCGAGGCCGCCGGCGTAGCCAATCTGGTTCTGGTTGCGCTCCATGCTCACGGCGTACACGAAGCTGAGCTGGTTGCTCACGCGGTAGCGCGGGCTCAGGGTGAGCGACAGGGAATTGCGGCCGGTGCGCTCGCCATCGGGGGCAAACAGGCGCACGCCGCCTTCGATATCGTAGGCGAATTTCTTGCGGTAGTCCGAGGAAATGAAGCCGCTCAGGCCGGTGTTGGCGGGCTTGCGCACGTAGTACCGGCCCAGCGGCGCGCGGCGCGGGTCGTAGTAATCACGGGTAGTGGGAATGGCCGACAGGTCGACCCCCACGGTGAGGAAGTTCTTGGTGAAGGTGGTGTTGCCGCCGGCATAAAGGCCCATGTCCTGGTACTGCGTGGGCCGCTCCAGCAGCGAGTGGCTGATGCTGGCGTAAGTGCTCAGCTTGTTTACCTTCCAGAAGGGCTTGTAGATACGGTAGTTGGCGTAAAGGCTCTGCGAGATATTGTTGTTGCCGAAGAGCAGGCCCAGGTCGTTGGGGTTGTAGCTGTGCGACTCAATGCCGTGGTCCAGGCCCCAGGTAAAGTTGCCCGAGATTTTGTTGAAGCCCAGGTAGTACTTGTAGCCGTCGCGGTCCGACACCTCATCGGCCGAGCCGAAGAACTTGCCCCGGCGGTTGGAGTACACCACGCCGCCGTTCACGGCGTAGGAGTTCTTCTTGTT
Proteins encoded in this region:
- a CDS encoding GNAT family N-acetyltransferase; this encodes MSCFAAACPRYENGRRTNFGFYSFLNGELAGMSLLSVDSWDEKSGSTGADVFRHMRGRGVTPGSKPHLFYLAFEVLGLNRVATGHRVSNVASQRSIAKTPGFQFEGIMRESGVNDAGEFEDELLYAILRRDWLALYDKTQVRVVE
- a CDS encoding LEA type 2 family protein — its product is MFHSLLNTASGRMRTLAATVALGAAGLAGLSSCGISEQVQQAKAFKGVDVRLVNVEQATLAGIDVTRVRQLSDLSTVQKAALLSGYATGSLPLRLRLNLEFRNPNDETAALNEFDYIALIDGKEVAKGRTTQRIEVPANGGVTTAPIDLNSNLREAVGDQTESSLADFALGLADGDRQPVRLTLKLKPTFITNSGRRISPGGYTTVDKEFRATDLLDGAARRDSAARRP
- a CDS encoding DUF5916 domain-containing protein — its product is MAELRIPYSAIRFSKAAEQVWGLNFGRQRRASRQKFFWNEVKPQVSGFVNQWGELTGLRDLKPPLRLSLTPYVSAYVNHYPFNEQGKQNTTTSFNGGADVKWGINESFTLDATLVPDFGQVQSDNQVLNLSPFEVQYNENRAFFTEGTELFNKGNLFYSRRVGATPIGFGGVSRQLRKGYWDPKTGKRVSEEFIVQNPGVTRLLNATKVSGRTSKGLGVGVFNAISNDVYATVQDSSGTRRDVLTQPFSNYNIVVFDQSLKNNSYVSLINTNVTRAGATHDANVTSALFRLANKKNSYAVNGGVVYSNRRGKFFGSADEVSDRDGYKYYLGFNKISGNFTWGLDHGIESHSYNPNDLGLLFGNNNISQSLYANYRIYKPFWKVNKLSTYASISHSLLERPTQYQDMGLYAGGNTTFTKNFLTVGVDLSAIPTTRDYYDPRRAPLGRYYVRKPANTGLSGFISSDYRKKFAYDIEGGVRLFAPDGERTGRNSLSLTLSPRYRVSNQLSFVYAVSMERNQNQIGYAGGLDGSIPEDAGVLARFGGDGADVLLGRRHVTTFTNTATGTYTFTNRMSFNIRLRHYVSNVHYRDFSRLHPDGAETPEMVYARNRDNTFNAFNIDAVYSWWFAPGSQVSIVWKNASASFFEANAATPLYFDNLNNTINTPHNNNVSIKVLYYLDYLALRPRRN